In Paenibacillus sp. FSL M7-0420, a single genomic region encodes these proteins:
- a CDS encoding NAD-dependent epimerase/dehydratase family protein produces the protein MRLRDKVVLVTGVTGTAGDKIAKRCLSEGAEVKGLIRYRDQIVRCEELGITPVIGDLTDRAFIVEALRNVDIIIHAAAYLGEDRAIAEASNIQGVQSLVDGAVSAGVERFVHISTVSVYGHFDGEVELDESSSLAFGHGEVYISTKCESERIVQAAMANGLTSVILRPGVICSESNSHWGDRLIAKLADSAEVDWIHPEDLTPWVHADNLAEMCVLAATQPAAGNQCYNAIDGNYPEKDFTMRIGLALNKKFIIPGGDPIRTAYSCDKIKNELGYSPVKTFEETVVRLEQQARGELNVS, from the coding sequence ATGAGACTTCGAGATAAAGTCGTTCTCGTAACAGGCGTTACGGGCACGGCAGGAGATAAAATTGCAAAAAGATGCCTCAGCGAGGGTGCGGAGGTCAAAGGGCTTATCCGATATAGGGACCAGATCGTGCGATGTGAAGAGCTCGGTATTACACCCGTCATCGGAGACTTGACAGATAGAGCTTTTATTGTGGAAGCGCTTCGGAATGTGGATATTATTATTCACGCTGCGGCGTATCTGGGGGAGGACCGGGCGATTGCCGAGGCATCCAATATTCAGGGGGTTCAGAGTCTGGTTGACGGTGCTGTATCTGCGGGAGTGGAACGCTTCGTGCATATTTCTACGGTATCGGTCTATGGTCATTTTGATGGAGAGGTGGAGCTGGATGAGTCAAGCAGCCTTGCCTTCGGCCACGGGGAGGTATACATTTCAACCAAATGCGAATCGGAACGGATCGTACAGGCTGCAATGGCTAACGGTTTGACAAGTGTTATTCTGCGTCCTGGAGTGATCTGCTCTGAATCCAACTCGCACTGGGGCGACCGGCTGATCGCTAAGCTTGCTGATTCTGCGGAAGTGGACTGGATTCATCCGGAGGACTTAACGCCTTGGGTGCATGCGGACAACCTGGCTGAGATGTGTGTACTGGCAGCGACGCAGCCTGCGGCTGGGAACCAGTGCTATAACGCAATTGACGGAAATTATCCGGAAAAAGATTTTACGATGCGTATCGGGCTTGCCCTGAATAAGAAGTTCATTATACCGGGCGGGGACCCTATAAGGACGGCGTATAGTTGCGACAAAATAAAAAACGAGCTCGGCTACAGTCCGGTCAAAACGTTCGAGGAGACCGTTGTCCGGCTGGAGCAGCAAGCTAGGGGAGAGCTAAATGTATCATAA
- a CDS encoding malate:quinone oxidoreductase: MSNQQTKTDVILIGAGIMSATLGSLLKELVPDWQITVFERRAGAGEESSGEWNNAGTGHSSLCELNYTTEQPDGSIDISKAIKVNEEFQFSKQFWSYLVSQKRIHNPQDFIVPVPHMSFVEGQKDVTFLQKRFEALSNSPLFQGMEFSDNPRQLMEWIPLMMKNRKLDQPIAATKIDSGTDVNFGALTRMLFNHLQSNNTDIRYNHQVDDLKRAQDGSWELKVKNLASGVTERHNAKFVFIGGGGGSLHLLQKSGIPEGKKIGGFPVSGLFMVCKKPEIVAQHHAKVYGKAAVGAPPMSVPHLDTRVIDKQESLFFGPFAGFSPKFLKYGSMFDLITSVKPDNLVTMLAAGAKNLSLTKYLIGQVMLSKEQRMEALREFIPDAKSEDWELVVAGQRVQIIKDTAAGKGMLQFGTEVISSADGSIAALLGASPGASTAVSVMLEVITRCFPQQIKAWEPKIKQMIPAYGMSLSANPKLLNDIHASAAQTLGLTNGTDGHEPPVAVNHL, from the coding sequence ATGAGCAACCAACAAACAAAAACAGACGTTATTTTAATTGGTGCTGGAATCATGAGTGCAACACTTGGTTCACTGTTAAAGGAATTAGTACCGGATTGGCAAATAACCGTGTTTGAGCGGCGTGCGGGTGCCGGGGAGGAAAGCTCAGGGGAATGGAACAATGCGGGAACGGGGCATTCTTCACTCTGCGAGCTTAACTATACTACGGAGCAGCCGGACGGATCGATCGACATCAGCAAGGCGATTAAGGTGAACGAGGAATTCCAGTTCTCCAAGCAATTCTGGTCCTATCTGGTGAGCCAGAAACGAATACACAATCCGCAGGATTTCATTGTTCCTGTGCCACATATGAGCTTTGTGGAAGGTCAGAAGGATGTAACATTTTTACAAAAACGATTTGAAGCGCTTTCAAATAGCCCGCTGTTTCAAGGCATGGAATTCTCCGATAATCCAAGGCAGCTGATGGAATGGATACCGCTGATGATGAAGAACCGGAAGCTGGACCAGCCGATAGCGGCTACCAAAATCGATTCGGGAACGGATGTGAACTTCGGCGCCCTGACCCGTATGCTGTTCAACCACTTGCAGAGCAATAACACCGATATTAGGTATAATCATCAGGTGGATGATCTGAAGCGCGCGCAGGACGGCTCCTGGGAGCTGAAGGTGAAGAATCTCGCCAGCGGCGTAACAGAGCGTCATAACGCCAAGTTCGTCTTCATCGGCGGCGGGGGAGGAAGCCTGCATCTGCTGCAGAAATCCGGCATCCCGGAAGGTAAAAAGATTGGCGGATTCCCGGTAAGCGGACTGTTCATGGTCTGCAAGAAGCCGGAGATTGTAGCCCAGCATCATGCCAAGGTGTACGGTAAGGCTGCGGTGGGTGCGCCTCCGATGTCTGTTCCACATCTGGATACCCGGGTGATCGATAAGCAGGAATCCCTGTTCTTCGGGCCGTTTGCCGGCTTCTCGCCCAAGTTCCTGAAATACGGCTCCATGTTCGATCTGATTACCTCGGTCAAGCCGGATAATCTGGTTACGATGCTTGCAGCAGGAGCGAAGAACCTGTCATTGACCAAGTATCTGATCGGGCAGGTCATGCTGTCCAAAGAACAGCGCATGGAAGCGCTGCGGGAGTTCATCCCGGATGCGAAGAGCGAGGATTGGGAGCTGGTGGTGGCGGGCCAGCGGGTGCAGATTATTAAGGATACAGCAGCCGGTAAAGGCATGCTTCAATTCGGAACGGAAGTGATCAGCAGTGCTGACGGCTCGATCGCCGCATTGCTGGGAGCCTCTCCAGGGGCGTCAACGGCCGTCTCTGTCATGCTGGAGGTAATCACCAGGTGCTTCCCGCAGCAGATCAAGGCCTGGGAGCCGAAGATCAAGCAGATGATTCCTGCCTACGGCATGTCCCTGTCCGCTAACCCGAAGCTATTGAACGACATTCATGCTTCCGCAGCGCAAACGCTGGGCCTGACGAATGGAACAGATGGGCATGAGCCGCCAGTCGCGGTCAATCATCTATAG
- a CDS encoding MFS transporter, whose product MENHAVTPTTKGNVLMRALVFTLVISSMNANMFNIVLPTISKEFELSPSQVSWVITSYMIVYAVGAVTFGKLTEKYRLKDLLTYGLLLFVLGSMAGVAATEYWMIIAGRVVQAGGASVIPAMAMIIPIRYFSPEKRGRALGTSAIGIALGTALGPIIAGMVISAWSWRVLFLIPLLSLLTLPVYRKYLQDESRKAASIDWFGGILLAGAVTAILLALTNGSFRFALAAVLMLILFILRIRSAAAPFIHPDIFRNRQYAIILIITFCITGISFSSPYLIPQLLTLVNGLSPAYIGIVMLPAAIVTTVLGRKGGKLADEHGNPRLVYTAASLLGIGFLCLSSVAGGSAVLVSISLIFCVLGQSFMQIAMSNTVSRTLTPEQTGVGMGLFSMLTFISAATSTAVLGKVLDSGAPAAAFNPIPGNEASFVFSNIFTVLAVLVMAVSMVYYVQFGRKESRSSGTISRGL is encoded by the coding sequence ATGGAGAATCATGCTGTAACCCCTACTACCAAAGGTAATGTGTTAATGCGCGCACTCGTTTTTACACTGGTGATTTCGTCAATGAATGCGAATATGTTCAATATTGTGCTGCCTACGATCAGTAAGGAATTTGAATTATCGCCATCCCAGGTGAGCTGGGTCATTACCAGTTATATGATTGTATATGCTGTCGGTGCGGTTACTTTTGGCAAATTGACGGAGAAGTACCGGCTGAAGGACCTGCTGACGTATGGATTATTACTCTTTGTCCTGGGGTCTATGGCTGGCGTTGCCGCTACCGAATATTGGATGATCATTGCGGGCCGTGTAGTTCAGGCAGGCGGGGCTTCTGTGATTCCTGCTATGGCGATGATCATCCCGATCCGTTACTTTTCTCCCGAGAAAAGAGGCCGTGCGCTGGGTACCTCTGCTATCGGGATAGCCTTGGGTACAGCGCTGGGCCCGATTATTGCCGGGATGGTCATCAGCGCCTGGAGCTGGCGGGTTCTATTCCTCATTCCGTTGCTGTCGCTGCTGACACTGCCAGTCTACCGCAAATATCTGCAGGATGAATCAAGGAAGGCTGCTTCGATCGACTGGTTTGGCGGGATATTGCTGGCTGGGGCGGTAACGGCTATCCTTTTGGCGCTAACGAACGGGAGCTTCCGGTTTGCGCTGGCAGCGGTTCTGATGCTCATTCTGTTTATTCTGCGTATCCGCTCCGCTGCGGCTCCGTTTATCCATCCTGATATTTTCCGCAACAGGCAGTATGCGATCATCCTGATCATTACCTTCTGCATTACAGGCATCAGCTTCAGCTCTCCATATCTCATCCCGCAGCTGCTGACACTTGTAAACGGCCTGTCTCCCGCCTATATTGGAATCGTCATGCTGCCCGCAGCTATCGTTACCACGGTTCTGGGCCGTAAGGGCGGTAAGCTGGCAGATGAGCACGGGAATCCGCGGCTCGTGTATACGGCGGCCTCACTTCTGGGGATAGGCTTCCTGTGCTTGTCTTCCGTAGCTGGAGGATCAGCGGTCCTGGTCTCGATCTCGCTCATCTTCTGTGTGCTGGGCCAGTCGTTCATGCAGATTGCTATGTCCAATACGGTCTCGCGGACGTTGACCCCAGAGCAGACAGGAGTGGGGATGGGGCTGTTCTCCATGCTCACCTTCATCTCAGCCGCTACATCGACGGCCGTCTTGGGTAAGGTGCTCGACTCCGGTGCCCCGGCAGCGGCGTTCAATCCTATACCTGGAAATGAGGCTTCCTTTGTGTTTAGTAATATTTTCACGGTGCTTGCTGTTCTGGTTATGGCGGTGAGCATGGTTTATTATGTGCAGTTCGGGCGCAAGGAGAGCAGATCATCCGGGACCATAAGCAGGGGCTTATAA
- a CDS encoding SMI1/KNR4 family protein, which produces MELEKQADQLEQIRTKLGQALCKDAEFTEFGASSHRYKLKEKLTAGELADWEAQYGIRLPEPFARFLTEIGNGGAGPYYGIYPLAQATSYTELPALQGRAVLRPGMTAEEWNLLTEPLTGERDISDEEYEEARNKALGGMLCIGTQGCEYEMYLVLEGEHRGRIVYTSEFFPDRPFFFVYEDNFLDWYERWLDEIILDYDNAWFGSRLPGDENTLIQLYRNTPDGKLQAKALEAMFKFKRIAPSTLEFLSNVAGQSSRDAGTAISLLCKTSFAAGRPYLLKLLQSDDAEGSLRALSILHTYGKNEDRTEFIPVIQQRLERINDAETLRYAGYILNDCDAVNFHDFAPFLCHTSLVMQTTAIYAVRDCGNKQESWQIIEQMFRTGGTEVLRSSISHWDVIPHEKLLPYYKAIWPEYKGNPNFREKFTACLRELHLPDDYFG; this is translated from the coding sequence ATGGAATTAGAGAAGCAGGCTGATCAGCTTGAGCAGATCAGGACGAAGCTGGGGCAAGCCCTGTGTAAGGATGCGGAGTTCACGGAATTCGGTGCCTCTTCGCATCGATACAAGCTGAAAGAAAAGCTTACAGCAGGCGAGCTGGCAGACTGGGAGGCACAATATGGGATCAGGCTTCCTGAACCGTTCGCCCGGTTCCTTACAGAGATCGGGAACGGCGGGGCTGGACCGTATTACGGGATTTATCCGCTTGCACAGGCCACCTCCTATACCGAGCTTCCGGCACTCCAGGGCCGGGCAGTGCTTCGCCCCGGGATGACTGCAGAGGAATGGAATCTATTGACGGAGCCTCTGACGGGGGAACGGGACATCTCGGATGAAGAGTACGAGGAAGCGAGAAACAAGGCGCTTGGCGGAATGCTGTGTATCGGCACCCAGGGCTGCGAATATGAGATGTATCTCGTGCTGGAAGGGGAGCACCGGGGGAGGATTGTGTATACCTCGGAATTTTTCCCTGACCGCCCGTTCTTCTTCGTCTATGAAGATAACTTCCTGGACTGGTATGAGCGCTGGCTGGATGAGATTATTCTGGATTATGACAACGCATGGTTTGGCAGCCGGCTGCCGGGTGACGAGAATACGCTTATTCAGCTGTATCGGAACACTCCTGACGGGAAGCTGCAGGCCAAGGCGCTGGAGGCCATGTTCAAGTTCAAGCGAATCGCCCCGTCCACCCTGGAATTCCTAAGCAATGTGGCCGGGCAAAGTTCCCGGGATGCGGGCACAGCCATCTCGCTGCTCTGCAAAACGTCCTTTGCGGCGGGCAGACCCTATCTGCTGAAGCTGCTGCAGTCGGATGACGCTGAGGGATCGCTCCGCGCCTTAAGCATTCTGCATACTTACGGCAAGAATGAGGACCGGACCGAATTCATTCCGGTGATCCAGCAGAGGCTTGAGCGAATTAATGACGCGGAAACACTGCGGTATGCAGGTTATATCCTCAACGACTGCGATGCTGTGAACTTCCACGATTTCGCACCCTTCCTGTGCCATACCAGCCTGGTTATGCAGACGACTGCGATCTATGCCGTGAGAGACTGCGGGAATAAGCAGGAGAGCTGGCAGATCATTGAGCAGATGTTCCGTACTGGAGGTACAGAGGTACTGCGCAGCTCCATTTCACATTGGGACGTTATTCCACATGAGAAGCTGCTGCCTTACTATAAGGCGATATGGCCCGAATACAAAGGAAATCCTAATTTCAGGGAGAAATTCACCGCTTGCCTGCGGGAGCTGCACTTGCCGGATGATTATTTCGGCTGA
- a CDS encoding collagen-like protein: protein MGFIPVPGGGGGFPGIPGFPGGPGLPGGPGTPGIPGLPGIPGIPGGGPGGFPGAPGGAPGGVAAPTAPPPQFVPQAPAVTAYAVDPGGIRGCLFRNTYIWLNNGEQFWFYPVFVGRSSVAGFRWNGFFWGYYGVDLNRVSSFTCF, encoded by the coding sequence ATGGGATTTATACCAGTGCCGGGAGGCGGCGGAGGATTTCCGGGGATACCGGGATTTCCGGGTGGACCAGGCTTGCCGGGAGGGCCGGGGACTCCGGGGATACCAGGTTTGCCGGGGATTCCAGGGATTCCCGGCGGAGGGCCTGGAGGGTTTCCGGGGGCGCCCGGGGGTGCGCCGGGAGGAGTAGCCGCACCGACGGCGCCACCGCCGCAATTCGTACCGCAAGCACCAGCGGTCACGGCTTATGCGGTTGATCCCGGAGGCATCAGAGGATGCCTGTTCCGCAACACCTATATCTGGCTGAATAATGGTGAGCAGTTCTGGTTCTACCCGGTATTCGTGGGCAGAAGTTCGGTCGCAGGCTTCAGATGGAACGGCTTCTTCTGGGGATACTACGGCGTTGATTTGAACCGGGTTAGCTCGTTCACCTGCTTCTAG
- the pdxR gene encoding MocR-like pyridoxine biosynthesis transcription factor PdxR, with protein MMFVNRNDKAPIWQQLLNQAIHNITQGIWAPGELLLPSRELAEQLGVSRSTVQLVYEELLSRGYTVTSRRGGTRVNHWNPVPEAAQEEPMPEGPVPPSIPLLNSAVDQLQDWFGGQQPQEVEIDFTPHEPYVDRTFQNHWRQSLLHASAAMDVSDWSYGNPYGLLPLREQIQRYLLLERGIRIELNQILLTSGAQHSLDLIAQSLLTEGDTVSVEDPGFPAAWMSMNYRRMHVAPVPVDGHGLVVDQIHPNSRLVFVTPSHQCAIGSVMSEPRRQQLLHQAVQEQLWIIEDGYDSEFRYRGDPLPTLYSQAPNNTLYLMSFSKMIAPAIRISAIVGPARAIAQLARVQELTYRHLPVMDQLTLTHFIQKGHFMRHMRRVRNVYRRRHEAITKAITASGLGERFTLSGAETGLHVFLEAESDYDEEAVTRLALEQGIRVYPLAHYCLESRRKGWVLGFAKVDETLIEQGIHRLAGLLL; from the coding sequence ATGATGTTCGTCAACCGTAACGACAAGGCCCCGATCTGGCAGCAATTGCTGAATCAGGCCATTCATAATATTACACAAGGCATCTGGGCGCCGGGTGAGCTGCTGCTCCCTTCCCGTGAACTCGCCGAGCAGCTGGGAGTCTCCCGCTCCACGGTACAGCTCGTCTATGAGGAACTGCTGAGCAGAGGATATACCGTAACCTCCCGGCGGGGCGGAACACGGGTAAACCATTGGAATCCGGTTCCTGAAGCGGCACAGGAGGAGCCGATGCCGGAAGGACCTGTTCCACCTTCAATCCCCCTACTGAACTCAGCAGTAGATCAGCTGCAGGACTGGTTCGGAGGCCAGCAGCCTCAGGAGGTGGAGATCGATTTCACCCCCCACGAGCCCTATGTGGATAGGACCTTCCAGAATCACTGGCGGCAATCTCTGCTTCACGCCTCTGCCGCAATGGACGTATCCGATTGGTCCTACGGTAATCCCTATGGTCTCCTGCCGCTCAGGGAACAGATTCAGCGTTACCTGCTGCTTGAGCGGGGCATACGGATTGAGCTCAATCAGATTCTGTTGACCTCAGGAGCGCAGCACAGCCTTGACCTGATTGCCCAATCCCTGCTCACGGAAGGAGATACCGTCTCTGTGGAAGATCCCGGCTTCCCTGCGGCCTGGATGTCGATGAATTACCGGCGGATGCACGTAGCCCCTGTCCCGGTAGACGGACATGGTCTTGTGGTTGACCAGATCCACCCGAATTCCAGGCTGGTCTTCGTAACTCCATCGCACCAGTGCGCCATAGGCTCCGTGATGTCAGAGCCGCGCAGGCAGCAGTTGCTGCATCAGGCCGTGCAGGAGCAGCTATGGATTATAGAAGACGGCTATGACAGTGAATTCCGCTACCGTGGCGACCCGCTGCCCACGCTCTATAGCCAAGCTCCGAATAATACCCTGTATCTGATGAGCTTCTCCAAAATGATCGCCCCGGCCATCCGCATCTCGGCGATTGTCGGCCCGGCGCGGGCCATTGCCCAGCTGGCGCGTGTACAGGAGCTGACCTACCGCCACCTCCCCGTGATGGACCAGCTCACCTTGACTCATTTTATTCAAAAGGGGCACTTCATGCGCCATATGCGCAGAGTCCGCAATGTGTACCGCCGCAGACATGAGGCCATCACCAAGGCGATAACCGCAAGCGGTCTAGGCGAGCGGTTCACCCTGAGCGGAGCAGAGACGGGACTGCATGTATTCCTTGAGGCAGAATCAGACTACGATGAGGAAGCCGTGACCCGGTTAGCCCTGGAGCAGGGAATCCGGGTATATCCTCTTGCGCACTACTGTCTGGAGAGCCGCAGGAAGGGTTGGGTGCTGGGTTTTGCCAAGGTGGATGAGACCTTGATTGAGCAGGGGATTCACCGGCTGGCCGGGCTGTTATTATAA
- a CDS encoding pyridoxamine 5'-phosphate oxidase family protein encodes MNPVRYKVRECKDEARIEQFLKQARIGFLGLVDGNLPYVVPLNYVWMDGKLYIHGAGDGRRNQVMSDNSEVCFTVCEEYGTITNPVPAKTDTAYMSVMVFGQAEPVTDLDEATQVLQEMMNKYVPGYYNRPLSKQHVDKYRSAVYGGPVQVYRITPQHLTAKENPVEAESMYKAGANVGHGV; translated from the coding sequence ATGAATCCGGTTCGTTACAAGGTCAGGGAATGTAAGGATGAGGCGAGGATTGAACAGTTTTTGAAGCAGGCGAGAATTGGGTTTCTGGGATTAGTCGATGGTAATCTCCCGTATGTTGTGCCGCTTAACTATGTATGGATGGACGGCAAGCTGTATATCCACGGGGCCGGGGACGGAAGACGCAATCAGGTAATGAGTGACAATTCAGAGGTATGCTTCACGGTCTGTGAGGAATACGGAACGATCACGAACCCCGTGCCCGCCAAGACGGATACCGCCTATATGAGCGTGATGGTCTTCGGGCAGGCAGAGCCGGTGACGGATCTGGATGAGGCTACGCAGGTCCTGCAGGAGATGATGAACAAGTATGTGCCCGGTTACTATAACCGGCCGTTGTCCAAGCAGCATGTCGATAAATACCGGTCGGCTGTGTACGGCGGGCCCGTACAAGTGTACCGGATCACTCCGCAGCATCTGACAGCCAAAGAGAACCCGGTTGAAGCGGAGAGCATGTACAAGGCAGGTGCGAATGTGGGGCATGGCGTGTAG
- a CDS encoding phosphotransferase, which produces MYHKPKAMRSVLDPKYLEYCLSPLYDIGDWRDCLFWLRGLNDTYRIRTGTGTYILRIYRQSIAESDVVYELSLLAQLEHQLSAVNTKVSVPIPQKNSSLYTVIDAPEGPRVAVIYSYLTGTENVLHDEESCASFGKSAAELHAAMDRVSLDLPRPDLDTRALILQPLNRIVDYLGEGHRSAAYLREFAGALTERIIAASPGLDWGICHGDLHGNNNAFQEGDTFTHYDFEWAAQGWRAYDLAQVRHRKRLPQEKKEPLWQALMSGYRSVRDFSEQDESAIDLFMIARRLWVMGLDVEFISDSGALDYTEDWLEEFIDEFRSYDIV; this is translated from the coding sequence ATGTATCATAAACCGAAGGCCATGCGTTCCGTTCTAGATCCAAAGTATTTGGAATATTGCCTTAGTCCTCTGTATGACATTGGGGATTGGCGAGATTGCCTGTTCTGGTTACGCGGCTTGAACGATACTTACAGAATCCGTACTGGCACAGGTACTTATATTCTTCGGATCTACCGCCAATCGATAGCTGAAAGTGATGTTGTCTATGAATTGTCTCTGCTGGCACAGCTGGAACACCAACTGAGCGCAGTAAATACAAAGGTTTCCGTTCCTATCCCTCAAAAGAACAGCAGCTTATACACGGTCATCGATGCGCCGGAGGGCCCGAGAGTTGCCGTGATTTACAGCTATCTGACAGGCACTGAGAATGTACTGCATGACGAGGAATCATGTGCTTCCTTCGGGAAATCTGCTGCTGAATTGCACGCTGCCATGGACAGGGTTTCCTTGGATCTGCCTAGACCGGATCTGGATACCCGCGCTCTGATCCTCCAGCCGCTGAACCGTATTGTGGATTATCTCGGCGAGGGACACCGCTCAGCTGCCTATCTGCGCGAGTTCGCCGGTGCATTAACGGAGCGGATCATCGCTGCCAGCCCGGGCCTGGACTGGGGCATCTGCCACGGAGATTTGCACGGGAACAATAATGCCTTCCAGGAGGGCGATACGTTTACGCATTATGATTTTGAATGGGCGGCACAAGGCTGGCGCGCCTACGACTTGGCCCAGGTCCGGCACAGAAAACGTCTGCCGCAGGAGAAGAAGGAACCGCTGTGGCAGGCGTTAATGTCGGGCTACCGCTCGGTTAGAGACTTCTCGGAACAAGATGAATCTGCAATTGATCTGTTTATGATTGCCCGCCGGTTGTGGGTGATGGGACTTGATGTCGAGTTCATCAGTGACAGCGGGGCGCTGGATTACACGGAAGACTGGCTGGAGGAGTTCATTGATGAGTTCCGCTCTTACGATATAGTCTGA
- a CDS encoding TetR/AcrR family transcriptional regulator has product MMESKSLSTSDKLLTAAIDLFAEKGYKSVTTQEIAAAAGLSEKTLFRQFGTKLNLLERAFDRFHYTEDMARLFNESIIWDLPTDLLLVSRTYHEIMNRNRKMNMIFIKEGDQLPGLKEYSRTAPEQLMRNLTDYFKTMTERGKLIPGNPRVQAVQFMVMNYGAFLNNLDDEGNFTSVSLEEFITASVQTFTRALTP; this is encoded by the coding sequence ATGATGGAGAGCAAATCGCTAAGTACCAGTGATAAACTCCTGACCGCTGCCATTGATCTATTCGCAGAGAAGGGCTACAAGAGTGTGACCACCCAGGAGATTGCGGCGGCGGCAGGCTTAAGCGAGAAGACGCTGTTCCGCCAGTTCGGAACCAAGCTGAACCTGCTGGAGCGGGCCTTCGACCGGTTTCATTATACCGAAGATATGGCCAGGCTGTTCAATGAAAGCATCATATGGGATCTTCCTACCGATCTGCTTCTGGTCAGCCGGACGTATCATGAGATTATGAACCGCAACCGGAAGATGAACATGATATTTATCAAGGAAGGGGATCAGCTCCCCGGTCTTAAGGAGTATAGCAGAACCGCCCCGGAGCAGTTGATGCGGAATCTGACGGATTATTTCAAGACCATGACCGAGCGGGGGAAGCTGATTCCCGGGAATCCCAGAGTGCAGGCTGTGCAATTTATGGTGATGAATTATGGCGCATTCCTGAACAATCTGGACGATGAGGGGAATTTCACTTCGGTGTCGCTGGAGGAATTCATCACGGCAAGTGTCCAGACGTTTACTAGGGCGTTAACGCCCTAG